aaaaattttaaagaacgtaataagaaaaagagtaatacctggattactcagggtaTACTCGATTCAAGAGAAAGACTAAAATTGTatcataaaatttatgttaaatttgaaaatgaggatttcaaacgcttttttcaaaatttcaaaaggatTACCGCAAAGCCATAAGAAACGCCAATGCACGAGATGttgaaaaccaactaaaacaatccgataatatttcaaaaagcgcctggaatataattaatctaaacacaaaacaacaaaatacttcaaaattttcaattccgaaacttaaaattaataataaaattattgatgatccattaaaagtggcaattgcgtttaatgatttcttttcaactattgctggaacagacagttctttgaatcagaatatGGTCGACCCACATCACGCGTCCATCCTGCGTCCAAGTGCTCCTGGCCCCGAAACGCGCCGTCGCCTATCGCAACACCTCCGTCTGCCGGGAAAAGAAAGttgatttcttttcaactgttgctggaacagacagttctttgaatcagaatcagaatcatgcGGGGGGTTATTGACTAAATCGGCCTCGTCCATGTTCCTTCggcctgtgagtgaggtggaggtggcccgtatcatgcaggatctcaaacctaagaggtcttgtgacattaatggaatgtctatgtggttaatcaaaaagtgctttaagcatattttgacaccactcacaaaattaatcaatctctcgtttgcacagggtgtctttccgtccgtactgaagatatccactgtgattccagtttacaaaaaagatgatccttgcACCTCAAGCacctatcgtccaatttctatcctcccagttcttagcaaagtttttgaaaaagctttcctcaatcagctTGAAAAATTCCATGACCGCTTCGAAGTttctctgtcctgaacagtttgggtttaggaaagacaaatcgaccatcgatgccgtaactgaacttattcataatgttgtcgatggcctggagagaagagaacgtgttatgagcatatttctcgacctctccaaagcctttgactgtgtgcatcatgcgacactgctccaccagttatggactagtggtattaggggtttgccgtacgattggctctcgtcgtatcttaaagatagagaacaatgcgtacggattgcgaatgctctgtctaatagggtcaaaatgccctatggtgtccctcagggatcaatattagggccagttctcttccttatttatgtcaacaagttgaatacatcaatccagaatggaaaattgattcaatatgctgatgacaatactctgtattaaatcgaaatagaaaactgatcttgaagtgaaatcatttatcgatttaaattcatgcatcgaacatttctcaagactcaatctgaaaacaaacagctcaaaatcaaactcaataaatttttgccttcggcatcgacaGGCACAACAGTATCGTCCCGCGGTAATGATagacgatgttctcttggaagaggccgaatccgttaagttccttggaatgtaccttgatcgaggactgacatgggactttcacattgacagcatgtgctccaaggttgcttctggcatttatgttttgcgtaaccttgcaaaattctgttctattgatgtattaaaaactgcctactttggcctgatacatccatatttgtcttacggtttgagactgtggggcagctgttctaaatacaaattcgaaagagtatttagagctcaaaagaaagctatcagaattatttacaaattgaatttcagagagtcgtgcaaagatgccttcagagagcttggattgttaactttaccctgtctctatattctcgacgtcgttctatactgtcgactcaaatgcgagttgatccaaggcagtgatgtccaccaatacgagacaagaggcagggacaactttcggattgtacaacatagaacgagtgcatttgaacacttgccgtcctaagttggtgtgaaactgataaaccagctgcctgagggaataaaacatctcattgattctaaactacaagtattcaaatctcgattaaaacacctcctggtgtcaaaggcgttttactccgttgaagagttcatgttgagttgctgggatgaaaattattgaaaaatattgaaatcaagaataaaattaaacccccagttctgttatacaattaaatagcaataactgcaatggaactgtatattattatgaatgtacttgacgcatgcatgcaatgtaataattgttgacgcaataaagattattattatcgatttagTAGGACTCGATGCAGAAGAAGCGGAGAGCGAGCGCTGGAGTACGGGCTTATCAGTTGCAGATAAGAGAACCGGTTTGCCCTTTGAACCTGATCTTAGATGAGGCGGAGAGCGGAACATGAAATAATGATCGGTTTATCGTAAGAATAGGAACAAAAAGATTAAGAATTGGAAAAATATTGCTTGTAACGAATAGGAAAAAATATAACGAATACAATTGTGTAAGATTTGCGTTGGGAATTAACGAGTTTAGCAccaaaaatttagtaaaatacgAAATTAAGAGCCGAACTGTACCATGTCTTACTCAAGATAAGTCATCCCCACCAGATGACTATAGTAAAGATATCAAATAGTAGTCTATAATTGTTGTTGTTAAACTTTACAAAGAGACTTTCAGAAAGTCCTCAGagaatactttataatataaatctgtATTTGCAGACATTGTTATGTTTCCTTTTAACAGTACAAAGAAACCTATACGTAACCCGTAAAATTTTCCGTAATATATAGAGAATTTATGATTTTCAGGAGAAACCGCAATGAACACACTCCCACTGGAAGTACTGGGTAAAATCATAGAGGACCTGACACCCGACGAGCTGGTAGCGTGTTCTGCCGTTAGTGTGGGCTGGAGGGATGCCTTCAACCAGGACAGTCTGTGGAGGCCACTCTGCAACGAGGACACAGCAGAGTACTTGGAGACTGCGGAGAGTAGAGTGGACCCTAGGTTTGAGTCTCCGGAGTCACAGGACAGCACGCTGAGTCCTGTCTGTCGCTGGCGGATGTGTTACATGCGTGAGATTCACCTGCGAAAAAACTGGAGGCGATGGAACTGTATCAAAGATGACATACCGGTCAAGGATTTTAATCTTAGTGATATGTATAACTTCGTTTCTAAAGACTTAGTCATCAACACACAACaagatttaaataacaaagtgGATGTTTCACTCTGGAACGTCAAAAGCGTTCCAGTAAGATTAGGAAACCCATTTAGTATCTCGTTCAATGGAGGTGATGTTATAATGGTCAATGAAAAGTTTTCAGTGATTGTGAAGACACATCACGTGGAAGTTTACAACTGTGAGTCATCCTGTGACTGCGAGTGGCCCATGAGGTATTTTTTCTTTGTTGGTGGGACTGAGACGTATCTATCTGGTGACAAAGACAAGATTTTGACTAACGATAATGTACACGAATGTATCAAATCTTATTATTTGACaggaacattttttgtttatgttacaaCAAACAACAGTGATCTTCACATATGGGATCTCAATGTTGGTACAGAATTAAATCGAGTGAAGTTCCGAGACGAACTTGTTCCAGCTGTTGAAagtatttacaacattatcaaatCCGAGAATGATTCAAAAGATTTTGTCCTAGTTCAGAGCTATGAAGCGAAAAACGTAGTTGCCAACGTATTCCGTGTCTACAGCCTGAATAGATTACAGTTCCTCCCTTTCCAAGTGCGTCATGACTTCCCTTACCAACGTGTTAGATGTATTTTATTGGACCAGTTTGTTACTGTTGCTAAAATATGGGGTTCTGTTCACATATACAATTATATGAAGTCTGAATTGATTGTGAAAGTGTCAACCACTTGTTCTGGCATTCTAGCGTTTGGAAGAAACATAGTGATTTGTGAAGAAGGGATAATGCATGCAAAGTTCGATTGTTGTACTTTAAAGGTAGCACCATATTCAATTATCGACTTAAGTAAAAGCATGTCGGATTATCAATTGGAGGATTACTTGTTGGATAAGGTATTCTGCAAAATTACAGGCAATATACTGCAGTTTTCGGAGGATGTAAAGACTTTTGTATCAGACGATGAAGTATGGTTTACAAGAGAAATGTTTTCGTTTGAAAGCTACAAAGTTAATGAATCTCATACCAAGTTACTTTTTAAATGTCTATGCCATAACCAGTATTTGCTTAAAATTATCACCTTTTGGTAATTTGTGgcgataattttaaatacattatagcCATTCACTTTCATTTtctattgtttttacatatttaaatgtaaacattgcaACAGTATGCTCACTTTCAGGAATACTCAACTACGTATCTTTACATATGATGGTAAAACACTGGTAAACACATCatccattacattttaatacagtcattttaataattttaattagtctGTATTTCTAATTTATGGGTCATATGTGACTTGGAGAACGTAGGAGGAAAAGGGATGTTCAATGCATCTCCAGGGGTGATCTGAGAGGTAGATCCAGGAAAGAACTAATTTTGTTCGCATTATCCCTCATCTTACGGGAATGGGAATCATCTGGAATGGAGACTCTTTAGAACCAGCTCCTACTATTCCAACGGTATACCTTTATATATAATAGTGATTTTAGACTATATCAGTGGATATTCTTTTACATGTGAATATACTCAATACTACagttttttgttctttataacaattaatttactgAATTTTGTCATCCCGCGCCATATTAATTCGTTCACAATTTATCATCcaagcaatgtttttatttgatcttttattggaaatgtaacataaaatgtaCACATGTGTCTATTAATTTAGTTGATGTACTTCTTAATcatgtcaataaatatttgtgtgttaTGTTCCTTGATTtctttgaaaatagtttttattattttaccgtTTTGTCTCTGTATCATCATGTTTAATCTTTGTTCTATCTACAGATAATTGTTTTTGGTTTATATATCTGGAATGGAGACTCTTTAGAACCAGCTCCTGACTATTCCAACGATATACTTATATAATAGTGATTTTAGATTATAACAGTGGATATTCCTTTATACATGAATATACCCAATACTACTGATATTTGttctttatacaaaataatttaatgcattttGTCATCCCGTGCCATATTAATTCGTTCACAATTTATCATCCAagcattgtttttatttgatcttttattggaaatgtaacataaaatttacacatgtgtctattattttagttaatttacttcttaataatatcaataaatatttgtgtgttaTGTTCCTTGATTactttgaaagtaatttttattatctttaccgTTTTGTCTCTGTattatcatgtttaatttttgttctatcTACGATAATTGTTGTTGGTTTATCATCTGGAATGGAGACTCTTTAGAACCAGCTCTGACTAATCTAAcgatatacttttatatataatagtgaTTTTAGATTATAACAGTGGATATTATTTTATACGTGAATATACTCAATACTACagttttttgttctttataacaattaatttactgAATTTTGTCATCCCGCGGCATATTAATTTGTTCACAATTTATCATGCAAgcattgtttttactttatattttattagaaatataacataaaatgtacatatgtCTGTTTTTTTACTTCATGCACTtcttatttatatctataaattgtGATGTGTTGTATTGAATGAAAAtacatctttttattttactcttttgtCTCTGTATCAGTCGTGTTTAGTACCTAATATATCTATAACAATAGTTTGATTTTTACTTCAATGTACATTAAATGTCCATTTTAGTCcgaaatatatagattaaaaaaatagcaTTGAATTCGTTGTCACATGCTataatttgtctttatttatttcgCTTAGTTTGAatcattgtgtttaaaattatgtactaataaaaatgacatgttagCAATACTGAATGATACGATACTTTGTATActaagtatatatatgtatatattttatcgAATTTAATGTTATACAAATGTGGATGCGTTTGCAGATATTGCTTAATTGTTTAACGACAGGAGATAAAGTATTCAGGTATTGAAGTCAACCTTTATAAGGTAGAAGATctctttaaaatgattaaatgcaTATATGGACGGATTGGatgaatcagtttttttttattaaaacatctatattatacaattttcgtTTGTTATAAAAACACTATGTATGCTACTTCATGTTCATGTATtacgaaaagttttaaatacgtAACAGACAAATCTTTTAGACCACTGCTGTACACTTACAGTACATGAGgaaatactatacaaattttaCCAAAAGGCGTGAAGTTTTCAACATTTTATGTGCCATGAATGCTACCAACATATTCAAATGACCTAATAACATGAGGTTTCAGAACtaggaatatttatttaacctaaatgTTTACATAATTGCCCACATGAAAACATCCAACAATCACAGgtctacaaaaaaaatatttttgcgaGTTGTAAGTTTGGTagctgatttttatttatttctttgcgCTGATTTCAAAAATGCAATCCATTTTTTTCTATCACGCCAGGTTTTCTCACTACAAGAAACtacttttgggggaaaaaaacaaaaaccaatttttcacactttttctaaagttacataattttattttatacttaaatcatGTTCTAAGCTATACATTCCAATACACtttcatttagttttaagttCATAAGTCTTTATAGTAACGCTTTCGCTTTCCGTCGAAGCTTCTTTTAGTGGTTTGCCGGCTGTGGACTCGTTGAGGATCGTCCCTTTTCAACATCCAGCAGTAGTCCGCTATCATGTTAACGTACCATCTTCCTTGGTATCTTCTTTCCATTTCCTTGATGTCTTGGTGGAATCTTTCGCCCTACTCTTCACTTACATCACCAAGGTTCTCAGGGAAGTATTCTAGATGTGAGTGGAGAAAATGAACTTTAATGCTCATGTTGCAGCCCAGCTTCTTAAAGTTGTCAATCATGTCTGCGACGATTGTCTTGTAGTTTGGATCTTTTTTGTTTCCTAACAAACCAGTAACAACTAATTTAAAAGATGTCCATGCTGCCTTCTCTTTTGTTTCCATTTTGTCACCAAAATTGGGATCTCTCATGAGTTTTCTAATATCTGGTCAGACAAAGATTCCTTCCTTTAGCTTTGCCTCGGATAAACCAGGAAACTGCTCACAAAGATGTTTAAACACTTCCCTTCTTTTGGCAGTGCCTTAACGAATTGTTTCATCACTGCCAACTTAATGTGAAGTGGTGGGAGTAACACCTTTTTGGGATCCACAAGGTTTTTTCTCTCAACATTTTTAACCCCTACCTGTAAGGTTTTTCTTAGTGGccaaacttttttttaagtagTGTTGTTTTCTGTCCCATTCACAGAGAAAGCAAGGGAACTTTGTATAgccactttgttgactaagtagcattgaaatcacttttaaatcaccacataGTGTCCATTTATGGTCCGGATAGCAGAGTTTATTTAAAACCAGTTTAAGGTTTACATAACATTCTTTTAAGTGCACCGAGTGTCCAACTGGCACAGACGCATACTTATAGCCATTGTGTACAAGTACTGCTTTAAGGCTTCTTTTTGAAGAATCAATTAAAAGTCTCCACTCATCAGGAGCATATTCTATTTTGAAACATGCCATGAGGCATGTAGTTTTCGTTTGAAagctacaaaattaataaatttcataccAAGTTACTTTTTAAATGTCTATACCATATCCAGTATTTGCTTAAAATTGTCGCCTTTTGGTAATATGTGgcgataattttaaatacattatagccattcactttaattttctattgtttttacatatttaaatgtaaacattgcaAAAGTATGCTCACTTTTAGGAATACTCAACTACGTATCTTTACATATGATGGTAAAACGCTGGTCAACACATCatccattacattttaatactacaattagtatgtatttctaatttatggCTCATGTGTGACTTGGAGAAAGTAGGAGGAAAAGGGATGTTCAAAGGGTCTCCAGGGGTGATCTGAGAGGTAGATCAAGGAAAGAACTAATTTTGTTCGCATTATCCCTCATCTTACGGGAATGGGAATCGTCTGGAATGGAGACTCTTTAGAACCAGCTCCTACTATTCCAACGGTATACCTTTATATATAATAGTGATTTTAGATTATAACAGTggatattcttttataaataaatatacccaaTACTCTGTTTTTTGTACTTTATGCTATATTCAGTACTATATGCTCTTCAATGCtatattcagtatttatttatttcgcaTAGTTTGAATTGTGTTTATagttatatactaataaaaaaacatgttacaaATACTAAATGATGCCATACTTTGTATAGTCAGTATACATCCTTGTATCGTTGCAAtgttatacatatacaaatgtGGGTGTATTTGCAGATATTGCTCTTGAGAACTTGTAATATTTTGCAGATATTGCTTAATTGTTTAACGGCAAGAGATAAAGGAATTAGCCATTAGATTAAAACTTTCTAAGGTAGTAAGCCCCTTcaaaaatgatgaaatatttatcCATGAATtagttggttaaaaaaaataaaatcatttatattgtaACACAAATTtcgtttattataaaaacacagctgaaaatagtaatgttgattaaatatgaaaaactgtAAACAGTCAAATTTGTTAGACCACTGGCTTGACACCTAGACTACAGTAGATAAGGAAATACCACgtggtttttaaaatacatgacataattattaacaacatctctaaataaaataatagcataTCGTTTCAGAACTAGGTATATTTATTTCACTTCATTTATTGCATAGTTACCCAAGAATAATAAGGAGTtattttaattccaattattatacaatacattacgagattcttcaaaaaataaatcaacacacAACATCTTCCAATGGATTATTTTGACAATTTCGCCTGGCAAAATAACACataccttattttgtttttattttatattaccttaccttactttactttgttttaatCTCCTTTGctttaatttacatttctttttacatttttacgtgTGATGTTCTGACTGACTGATTCTTCGATTCCCAGCATAAACCATAGATGAAGGATGTATACAGTAGATTTAGTACATTGGTCTATCTTGTGTCCTGAAGGCGGACGAAAGAATGATTTTTCTGACCTCAGACCACTAGCCCACTAGCTTTTTAGGTTGCAAAAATTTCCATAAGAAAGAAATGTATTGCAACAAACatatggtattaaattaaattccctgttaaacataattattataattaaacgttttattatgACAGCTCAACCATGtgtttaacaattataattactGTTGTTGAGCACGGAGTTTATCCAGAAACGTAAAAAAAAGCGTTGGTAAAATTGTACATTTCACTCtattttacttttagtaaatat
This genomic stretch from Homalodisca vitripennis isolate AUS2020 chromosome 6, UT_GWSS_2.1, whole genome shotgun sequence harbors:
- the LOC124364081 gene encoding uncharacterized protein LOC124364081, translated to MNTLPLEVLGKIIEDLTPDELVACSAVSVGWRDAFNQDSLWRPLCNEDTAEYLETAESRVDPRFESPESQDSTLSPVCRWRMCYMREIHLRKNWRRWNCIKDDIPVKDFNLSDMYNFVSKDLVINTQQDLNNKVDVSLWNVKSVPVRLGNPFSISFNGGDVIMVNEKFSVIVKTHHVEVYNCESSCDCEWPMRYFFFVGGTETYLSGDKDKILTNDNVHECIKSYYLTGTFFVYVTTNNSDLHIWDLNVGTELNRVKFRDELVPAVESIYNIIKSENDSKDFVLVQSYEAKNVVANVFRVYSLNRLQFLPFQVRHDFPYQRVRCILLDQFVTVAKIWGSVHIYNYMKSELIVKVSTTCSGILAFGRNIVICEEGIMHAKFDCCTLKVAPYSIIDLSKSMSDYQLEDYLLDKVFCKITGNILQFSEDVKTFVSDDEVWFTREMFSFESYKVNESHTKLLFKCLCHNQYLLKIITFW